GTCAACGAAGGCTTCTCCGGCGGCGAGAAAAAGCGCAACGAGATCTTTCAGATGGCGGTGCTCGAGCCGAAGCTGGCAATCCTCGACGAGACCGATTCGGGCCTCGACATCGACGCCCTCAAGCTCGTTGCGAACGGCGTCAACGCGATGCGGAGCCCGGAGCGCGCCATCATCGTCGTCACCCACTATCAGCGGCTGCTCGAGTACATCGTCCCCGATTTCGTTCATGTGCTGTCGGGCGGCCGGATCGTGAAGTCTGGCGACCGGGCGCTCGCGCTCGAGCTCGAAGACAAGGGGTACGGCTGGATCGAGCCTGAGGCGGCGGCCGCCGCCCAGGCCGCGAAGGCGTAAGGACATCCGCATGACTCTCGTCCAGTCCAGTCCGCAGACCGACGCCTATCTGGCCGATTTCGAACGTCTTGCCACCACCCGTACGGTGACCGAGCCCGCATGGCTGCGGAATTTGCGCCGGACGGGGATCGAGCACTTCGCCGACGCCGGCTTTCCCACGACGCGCGACGAGGAATGGAAGTTCACCAGCGTCGCGCCGATCGCCGACCGGCCTTTCGCGCCGGCGCACGATAGCCAGAGCGGCCTCGCGACGGATCTGGTGGA
The nucleotide sequence above comes from Gemmatimonadales bacterium. Encoded proteins:
- the sufC gene encoding Fe-S cluster assembly ATPase SufC (part of SUF system involved in inserting iron-sulfur clusters into proteins; in Escherichia coli this protein forms a complex with SufBD; the SufBCD complex stimulates the cysteine desulfurase SufS in conjunction with SufE) is translated as VNEGFSGGEKKRNEIFQMAVLEPKLAILDETDSGLDIDALKLVANGVNAMRSPERAIIVVTHYQRLLEYIVPDFVHVLSGGRIVKSGDRALALELEDKGYGWIEPEAAAAAQAAKA